The DNA segment TTTTTGATTTTACACCACCAAAAGGTGTTGATGTCTTAGGCGGTGCTACTGAGTGATTGAATTGCTTCTATAAAATTTTGATGAACAAGCGTTGTTGTATATTCTGGATGACAGGTTAGCGCAAATACATTTGCTTGTCTAACACCGACAATTTCTTGGTTCCGCATAGCAATGATATCGACATTATTTGAAAGAATGGCTTCAATTTTAGGCGCTCGGATAAAAGAAATAAGCACATCTGTTTTATCATTATTTTGCTCTACTTGATCCAAATAAAAAGAAACTAAGTCATTACTACTTTGTAATTGCCGGCCATATGCATTTCTTGTGACTTTAACATCAATAAACCCTAATGAGGATTGTTCTGGTTCAACTTCTTTTGCTAATAAAATAATACCAGCACAAGTACCTAGTATCGGTTTTTTTTGCTGATAAAATTGATTTAATGCCTCTTGCCAATGTTGGTTATACTGAAAATGTTTAAGTATAACACCTGACTCACCTCCAGGTAATATTAAACCATCAACCGTTGATAACGTTTCAGGTTTAGAGATAAAAATTGCATCAATGCCAAGCTTATTAAGACACTGATAATGTGAGTGGTAATTCCCTTGTAAGGCAAGAATACCAACAGTTAGATCACTCATTAATCGCCTCTAGTATGCATTAGCTCTTTTTCAATGATCTCATCCATATTAATACCTGTCATTGGTGCACCTAAATCTTCTGAGATTTCAGCTAATAGTTTGTGGTCTTTAAAGTGAGTTACTGCTTGAACAATTGCATGCGCTCGTTTTTGTGGATTATCTGACTTAAAGATACCACTACCAACAAAGACACTTTCCGCACCTAATTCCATCATTAATGCAGCATCAGCTGGCGTTGCAACACCACCTGCTGCAAAATTAGGCACAGGAAGCTTGCCATTTTTAGCAACGTATTTAACTAATTCAAACGGTGCTTGTAATTTTTTAGCTGCAACCATTAATTCATCATCATTTAAAACCGTTAATGCTTTCATTTCACGATTGATAGTTCTTAAGTGACGAACCGCTTCGATTACATTGCCTGTACCTGCTTCACCTTTGGTACGGATTAATGCAGCACCTTCACCAATTCTTCTTAATGCTTCGCCTAAGTTTCTACAGCCACAAACAAACGGCGCTTGAAAGGCATGCTTATTAATATGATTTTCGTCATCTGCCGGTGTTAATACTTCACTTTCATCAATAAAGTCAATACCCATAGATTGCAAAATAGATGCTTCAACAAAATGACCAATTCTTACCTTCGCCATTACAGGAATACTGACAGCATCCATAATCTCTTTAATCATTTTAGGGTCACTCATTCTAGCAACACCACCTTCTTTACGGATATCAGCTGGTACACGTTCTAAAGCCATAACAGCAACAGCGCCAGCTTCTTGAGCTATGATTGCTTGTTTACTATCGGTAACATCCATAATAACGCCACCTTTTAGCATATCTGCTAAACCAATTTTAACATCCATCGAAATCTCCACTTAAGCAATTGATTAAAATTATTTTGGGCTACAATATTAAGGAATAATGCCCCATTGAGCAAGATTTATTCTTATTTGGTAAAAAGATTAATGACCAAGTGCAATTGCAAGACGGTTAAAGGCATTCATTAGTGCAACTGCAAAAGTTAAATCAGATATTTCTTTATCAGAAAAATAAGCTTTTAATGGTTGATAATAGTGATCATCAGCTTGAGTTTCTTTGATATTGGTTAAGCTCTCTGCCCAAGCAAACGCAGTTTTTTCTTGATTCGTAAATAAACTACTATCTTGCCAATTATTTACTGCATCAATACGTTGTTGTGACTCTCCTTGTTTAGTTAAATCAGCGCTATGAACTTTAATACAATATTGGCAACCATTAATCTGAGAGATTCTAAGATACATTAATTCAATTAATTTTTTATCTAAGCCACATTGTTGAACTTTATTTTTAACTTCAATCAAATCATTAAATAAATCCTTTGATAATGCATAATATTCAAGGCGCATAGCTGTTTCCTTAAATTATTTTATTAATTTTAAATCAATAGCATAGCATAGTTAACTTAAATAAATGATACAAATCAACTTGCGTAAACCTTTAGTAAACTCTATACTACAAAATAAACCAATATTTGGATAAGTCTTATGCAACAGCCATTGACAAAAAAAGAAGCACAACTACTACAATTGATTGAATCAATCTATGAAACAGAAGGTTATATTGCAGCGTATTCTGAGCTTGGGCGTATTCAAGGTGTTTCCAAAATGGCAATCTGTAAATTAGTTAAAAAATTAAGAGAGAAAGGTTATTTATCCGAATCAAATCAAATCATTCATAAAGCACATAATACGCTGCCCTTAATGGGTAAAATTGCAGCTGGAAAACCAATTGAAGCCTTTGAAGTTATCGAGCAATTATCCCTTAATCAACTGCTTCAAGCACCCAATTTATTTTTTTTAGAAGTCTCAGGCGACTCAATGGTAGATTCTGGCATTTTAGATGGTGACTATGTCTTAATTCAACAACAAAGTGATATTAAAAATGGTATGATTGTAGTTGCCTTAATTGATCATAGTGAAGCAACATTAAAAGAAGTTCGATTCAATGATGATGCGAGTATTACCTTAATCCCGCATAACCAACAACTTAAACCGCAAACTTATGATAAAAACCAAGTACAAATTCAAGGTATCTATTTAGGTGCACGTTTCGATAAACAATGTTTTAAAGCCTAAGGGGAAAGATGATGAAACAACAAAAAAATCTCTTAACTAAGACCTTATATGTAATTGCAAGTGACCGCCAACGATTAAATTATCAATCACTTCAATCAGAGAACATATGCAAATATACACCTTCAAAAATATCAGAAAAAATCATTCCTATTACAAAGTTAATCCGTAGACTTTGTGTTTAACTTTTATACAATCAAACCAGACTAAATATTTCATAGTTTTCATCTATGATTTCACTTATAAAATAATAAATTAATCAGTTATATTGGACTTATAACAACTCATAAATATTACAATTTAAACACCTTATTTCTAACATGAAGACTCAAAAAATTCAATTGAAACATAAAGTTAACAAGTCAGTAATACTGATTTTAATAAGCATTTATACTGCTGCAACTTCATGAAAGAATGATACATAAAAGGATTAGTAATGCCACGTAAACTAATTAGAAAACACATATCTAGAGGTCAATTTGGCACTGTGGATAAATTACAAGTTATCAATGATAGTACTCTTTCAGATGGGCTATATGCAAAAAAAGTGATTAAGCCTTCTAAATTAGAAATTGTTGATGTTCCTTCAGAAGCTCACAGATGGAATCAAT comes from the bacterium SCSIO 12844 genome and includes:
- the pdxS gene encoding pyridoxal 5'-phosphate synthase lyase subunit PdxS, encoding MDVKIGLADMLKGGVIMDVTDSKQAIIAQEAGAVAVMALERVPADIRKEGGVARMSDPKMIKEIMDAVSIPVMAKVRIGHFVEASILQSMGIDFIDESEVLTPADDENHINKHAFQAPFVCGCRNLGEALRRIGEGAALIRTKGEAGTGNVIEAVRHLRTINREMKALTVLNDDELMVAAKKLQAPFELVKYVAKNGKLPVPNFAAGGVATPADAALMMELGAESVFVGSGIFKSDNPQKRAHAIVQAVTHFKDHKLLAEISEDLGAPMTGINMDEIIEKELMHTRGD
- the lexA gene encoding transcriptional repressor LexA gives rise to the protein MQQPLTKKEAQLLQLIESIYETEGYIAAYSELGRIQGVSKMAICKLVKKLREKGYLSESNQIIHKAHNTLPLMGKIAAGKPIEAFEVIEQLSLNQLLQAPNLFFLEVSGDSMVDSGILDGDYVLIQQQSDIKNGMIVVALIDHSEATLKEVRFNDDASITLIPHNQQLKPQTYDKNQVQIQGIYLGARFDKQCFKA
- the pdxT gene encoding pyridoxal 5'-phosphate synthase glutaminase subunit PdxT, whose product is MSDLTVGILALQGNYHSHYQCLNKLGIDAIFISKPETLSTVDGLILPGGESGVILKHFQYNQHWQEALNQFYQQKKPILGTCAGIILLAKEVEPEQSSLGFIDVKVTRNAYGRQLQSSNDLVSFYLDQVEQNNDKTDVLISFIRAPKIEAILSNNVDIIAMRNQEIVGVRQANVFALTCHPEYTTTLVHQNFIEAIQSLSSTA
- a CDS encoding carboxymuconolactone decarboxylase family protein encodes the protein MRLEYYALSKDLFNDLIEVKNKVQQCGLDKKLIELMYLRISQINGCQYCIKVHSADLTKQGESQQRIDAVNNWQDSSLFTNQEKTAFAWAESLTNIKETQADDHYYQPLKAYFSDKEISDLTFAVALMNAFNRLAIALGH